The following are from one region of the Methyloversatilis discipulorum genome:
- a CDS encoding DUF3486 family protein has protein sequence MPPRSKIETDLSPELRAELDRRLAEGGFGGYQALTDWLREEGFEIGRSAVHVYGQALQRRLESVRASTQAAREIAALATDEADDRSGAIISIVQSEIFNTLVQLQEVEETKDQVDRMKLLNSAAKNIATLTRASVNLKRYQGEVAQRARAAADAAAKVGRAGGLSDDAIEQIRAGILGIVG, from the coding sequence ATGCCGCCCCGCTCGAAGATCGAAACCGACCTGTCGCCCGAGCTGCGCGCCGAGCTGGACCGCCGGCTGGCCGAGGGCGGCTTCGGCGGCTACCAGGCGTTGACCGACTGGCTGCGCGAAGAGGGTTTCGAGATCGGCCGCAGCGCCGTGCACGTGTATGGCCAGGCGCTGCAGCGCCGGCTGGAGTCGGTGCGCGCCAGCACACAGGCCGCGCGCGAGATCGCGGCGCTGGCCACCGACGAAGCCGACGACAGGTCGGGCGCGATCATCAGCATCGTGCAGTCGGAGATCTTCAACACGCTTGTGCAGCTGCAGGAAGTCGAAGAGACCAAGGATCAGGTCGACCGCATGAAGCTGCTGAACAGCGCGGCCAAGAACATCGCCACGCTCACCCGCGCCAGCGTCAACCTGAAGCGCTACCAGGGCGAAGTCGCCCAGCGCGCACGCGCTGCGGCCGACGCGGCGGCGAAGGTCGGCCGCGCCGGTGGTCTGTCGGATGATGCGATCGAGCAGATCCGCGCCGGCATCCTCGGCATCGTGGGGTGA
- a CDS encoding DUF4031 domain-containing protein: protein MPVYVDDMRARYGRMVMCHMVADTLDELHAMADKIGVSRRWYQGPPITRRPHYDISLSKRAVAIRLGALEIRRRQAPAIARRCLDPMVSAGPVKAVIA, encoded by the coding sequence ATGCCGGTCTACGTCGATGACATGCGTGCGCGCTATGGCCGCATGGTGATGTGCCACATGGTTGCCGACACCTTGGACGAGCTGCACGCAATGGCGGATAAGATCGGCGTGTCCCGGCGCTGGTATCAGGGGCCGCCCATCACGCGCAGGCCCCACTACGACATTTCTTTGTCGAAGCGGGCTGTCGCGATACGCCTGGGCGCGCTTGAAATCCGCAGACGACAGGCGCCAGCCATCGCTCGCCGCTGCCTCGATCCGATGGTCAGCGCCGGGCCAGTCAAGGCTGTGATAGCCTGA
- a CDS encoding SGNH/GDSL hydrolase family protein, whose product MSGLDVFGRLSPRMGARQAAAMVGAAGAGIGAYASAAPPVAMVGGDSQLDRTFLTTATENSLVGYGALNHANMVLGQAWDWVPGADQAVIGDSTDDVLTRMAEIRAVDCDLRFLSLGTNDIWGDLRTGEQTIAGLGQVFDALSDKPLIYIPITPRSFIDADKVSYALQVNRWAAAQQSVRRNLIVVERAVDAIIDPSSTQFVAAAGLLDGAVHWNNAGAVKVGAAIAARLAGLYPGRARMVSFAGDAYPTNNASNQLLPSPILSGTSGGKTATGGGTAPTGNVAAGFEVDHAVAGTGACACSLVARADGIGSDQRLQISGAAANDRWTFRNTGNITQGVSPGEVLQALGDIRISSHTNLTAANLFIQAQVDGGSINYNQALRNSAADAAYGAGFVGGIQRTLAAALPAGATITALQFRVDVRFGAAGGAADVLLGRPNFWNLSRQ is encoded by the coding sequence GTGAGCGGGCTGGATGTATTTGGTCGGCTCAGTCCGCGGATGGGGGCGCGGCAGGCCGCTGCGATGGTGGGGGCGGCCGGTGCGGGCATAGGCGCTTATGCATCAGCGGCACCGCCGGTTGCAATGGTGGGGGGCGACTCCCAACTTGACCGGACGTTCCTGACGACCGCAACAGAGAATTCACTGGTCGGCTACGGCGCCCTAAACCACGCAAACATGGTGCTGGGGCAGGCGTGGGACTGGGTGCCGGGGGCGGATCAGGCCGTTATCGGGGATTCGACCGATGACGTGCTGACCAGGATGGCAGAGATTCGCGCCGTCGATTGCGACCTGCGTTTTCTGAGCCTCGGGACGAACGACATCTGGGGCGACCTGCGCACTGGCGAGCAAACGATTGCTGGACTGGGGCAGGTCTTCGATGCGCTCTCCGACAAGCCCCTCATTTACATCCCGATCACGCCGCGCAGTTTCATCGACGCTGACAAGGTGAGTTACGCACTGCAGGTTAATCGGTGGGCGGCAGCGCAACAATCCGTGCGCCGCAACCTGATCGTGGTCGAGCGGGCCGTCGATGCGATCATCGATCCGTCCAGTACGCAGTTCGTCGCCGCGGCTGGCCTGCTCGACGGCGCCGTGCACTGGAACAACGCGGGCGCGGTCAAGGTCGGCGCGGCCATCGCGGCGCGACTCGCAGGGCTGTATCCGGGCCGTGCGCGGATGGTTTCGTTTGCTGGCGATGCGTATCCGACGAACAACGCATCCAACCAACTGCTGCCGTCGCCGATCCTGTCTGGAACGTCGGGCGGGAAAACCGCGACTGGCGGCGGAACCGCGCCGACAGGCAACGTCGCAGCAGGCTTTGAAGTTGATCACGCCGTCGCAGGGACGGGCGCGTGCGCGTGCTCACTGGTTGCGCGCGCTGACGGAATCGGCAGCGATCAGCGTTTGCAGATCAGCGGCGCTGCGGCGAATGATCGTTGGACGTTTCGGAATACCGGGAACATCACTCAGGGCGTATCGCCGGGAGAAGTTCTTCAGGCGCTGGGCGACATCCGGATTTCGTCACACACCAACCTCACCGCGGCCAATCTTTTTATCCAGGCGCAGGTTGACGGTGGTTCGATCAACTACAACCAGGCTCTGCGTAATAGTGCAGCCGATGCGGCCTACGGGGCCGGTTTTGTAGGTGGCATACAGCGCACGCTCGCCGCCGCCTTGCCGGCTGGGGCGACCATCACCGCATTGCAATTTCGCGTCGATGTTCGTTTTGGTGCCGCTGGCGGTGCAGCGGACGTACTGCTCGGACGCCCGAACTTTTGGAATTTGTCGCGACAGTAA
- a CDS encoding HK97 gp10 family phage protein, with the protein MSALRIYVDATDLERLAAQWDRAPKVFDDSVGGRVGGLMMDVSADVKELTPTNQSTLKDSILHATQVRPGLGVTGIVGTSLSYAIPVELGTRPHIPPIEPILLWVKQKLGLRGREAKSAAYAIKWTIAKRGTLGVGMFHRTFARRRGEIAGVLNYAVREGLQKAFGGRP; encoded by the coding sequence GTGAGCGCGCTACGCATCTATGTCGACGCGACCGATCTGGAGCGCCTGGCGGCGCAGTGGGATCGCGCGCCCAAGGTGTTCGACGACAGTGTGGGCGGTCGCGTAGGCGGTCTGATGATGGATGTCAGCGCCGACGTGAAGGAACTGACGCCCACGAACCAATCAACGCTGAAGGACAGCATCTTGCACGCAACGCAGGTGCGACCTGGTCTGGGTGTGACGGGCATCGTGGGCACCTCGTTGAGCTACGCAATACCGGTTGAGTTGGGTACGCGACCACACATCCCGCCAATTGAGCCGATTCTCTTGTGGGTAAAGCAGAAATTAGGGTTGCGCGGTCGCGAGGCAAAGAGCGCTGCCTACGCGATCAAGTGGACGATCGCGAAGCGCGGCACGCTGGGTGTGGGGATGTTCCATCGCACGTTCGCGCGACGGCGCGGCGAGATTGCCGGTGTTCTGAATTACGCGGTGCGTGAAGGTCTTCAGAAGGCTTTCGGAGGCCGGCCATGA
- a CDS encoding DUF6631 family protein — protein MSEQAAHPAPTDLDVLVQAVDEPLNVGGKTITVRPIRVKVLSRFAQAVLPLAQAFAPVIDGKADLTQISLKDLNLQDLIVWHASDVILAVSLATGEPEEWVGELDPAELIQVAAEVLAVNMNFFVQRLAPMLLASITRIGAARVAGPTPSSSSSSTATAAPT, from the coding sequence ATGAGCGAACAGGCTGCACACCCCGCACCGACCGACCTGGACGTGCTCGTCCAGGCGGTCGACGAACCGCTCAACGTGGGCGGCAAAACCATCACCGTGCGCCCGATCCGCGTGAAGGTGCTGAGCCGGTTCGCGCAGGCGGTACTGCCGCTGGCGCAGGCCTTCGCGCCGGTGATCGACGGCAAGGCCGATCTGACGCAGATCAGCCTCAAGGACTTGAACCTGCAGGATCTGATTGTCTGGCACGCGTCGGACGTAATCCTCGCCGTGTCGCTGGCGACCGGTGAGCCGGAAGAGTGGGTCGGCGAGTTGGACCCGGCTGAGCTGATTCAGGTCGCGGCCGAGGTGCTGGCGGTGAACATGAATTTTTTCGTCCAGCGCCTGGCGCCGATGCTGCTGGCGTCGATCACCCGGATCGGCGCAGCGCGCGTGGCTGGGCCGACACCTTCCAGCAGCTCATCGAGCACGGCCACCGCCGCGCCGACATAG
- a CDS encoding tape measure protein has product MADVKNTLSLELQVKYDQAMKALGEVRGAIAAVTQGTPSTATGGDLGGMQRALGELKTSIAEVKTAMASVGQGSGGGGLASGIGAQAAKAKAELNDLKNSITGVGDAASGAAGGGLRSMATGLVGLGVGVFTLKQIADAVIDVGRALLEAQGRLDNFRAGIQFALGRDAGADLDYVRETASNLGLELTSLSRSYVQFMAASRGTSLEGTRAREVFESIAQASSVLGLSAERQEGALRALAQMMSKGTVQAEELRGQLGDQLPGAFRLAAQAMGVTEGQLSKMLERGEVIASDFLPKFAAALRTQLGDTAVTAADGAQQAMNRLASAWERFVQAVADSGVGQVLKGALNTLSEALSEVSEAFERAKRSGDGFFSTLAKGYAAYAGYVLRGFEKETEALEASIRKNEELLQRQVRNGYDPKGGTVSAIRSQIERDKAELEWLRGSGDDGGWMNAGQRKAMDEQREQAERRRRLEADIGDEITKNLSQIAKAEKALADFRSKYALLQGTAEYDKLEKDLVRKLAEARDTASRKGVAQPIPSARRVFDTEVELALDAARREERALQESYGVRLTDLQTYLDRRRQIADAALSAETARQQTQIDAQRELLRKLDAITPKTDVQAQTIADRRTDAQRTIEQAQAQQIKAQRDRDDIERQLRLFETTERLAEMERTRTRVAEGYREVQDRIRLAVERREITERQAQDYLAEANRRTAEGLRAQAEQYDRIAEAGGIFAENAARAAAALRVEADKLDSTLTFIEQRFRRTADSIDAAFQEGLADIFESIGEKGTKAADVIREAFLNVGRSIRRSLAEIAAEDTLNAINQSLGKDANGQQNTLGRVISRALGVDGSSRERALWVRNADGAGAAAAGAQGILPGDLKGTPGIGDVLGNIGTQLRDLFGGWMDTLGQLFGEITGGFGSLFDGLLSSLGSIFSSGGGGGGGGFFDAIGSFFGSFFHQGGVVGAGMSRGRMVDPRVWIGAPRFHNGGIAGNEVAAILKRGEEVLTEDDPRHAKNGGAAMGVKVELINQGTPQRATGSQARFDGRQMVVQVFTEDMAENGPMSRAIQDTLGGNRAAGLS; this is encoded by the coding sequence GTGGCCGACGTAAAGAACACCCTCTCGCTGGAATTGCAGGTCAAGTACGACCAGGCAATGAAGGCGCTCGGGGAAGTTCGCGGCGCCATCGCGGCCGTCACGCAGGGCACGCCCAGCACCGCCACCGGCGGCGACCTGGGCGGCATGCAGCGCGCACTCGGCGAGCTGAAGACCAGCATTGCCGAGGTGAAGACGGCGATGGCCAGCGTTGGCCAAGGTAGTGGCGGCGGGGGCTTGGCATCTGGCATCGGTGCGCAAGCCGCCAAGGCCAAGGCTGAACTGAACGACCTGAAGAACAGCATTACCGGTGTGGGCGACGCGGCAAGCGGCGCTGCAGGCGGCGGACTGCGGTCGATGGCGACCGGCCTTGTCGGGCTGGGTGTTGGGGTCTTCACGCTCAAGCAGATCGCGGACGCCGTGATCGACGTGGGCCGCGCACTGCTCGAAGCGCAGGGCCGGCTGGACAACTTCCGGGCCGGTATTCAGTTCGCGCTGGGTCGGGACGCCGGGGCCGACCTCGACTACGTACGCGAGACAGCGTCGAACCTTGGCCTTGAGCTGACATCGTTGTCGCGCAGTTACGTGCAGTTCATGGCTGCATCGCGCGGCACTTCGCTTGAAGGCACCCGCGCCCGCGAGGTTTTCGAGTCGATCGCGCAGGCCAGTTCCGTGCTGGGCCTTTCTGCCGAGCGGCAGGAAGGTGCGCTGCGCGCGCTGGCGCAGATGATGTCGAAGGGCACCGTGCAGGCGGAAGAACTGCGCGGCCAGTTGGGCGATCAGCTGCCGGGGGCCTTCCGCCTTGCGGCGCAGGCGATGGGCGTCACCGAGGGTCAGCTTTCCAAGATGCTGGAACGCGGTGAGGTCATCGCGAGCGACTTTCTGCCGAAGTTTGCGGCGGCGCTGCGCACACAGCTCGGCGATACCGCGGTGACCGCCGCTGACGGCGCGCAGCAGGCCATGAATCGGCTTGCGAGCGCGTGGGAGCGTTTCGTCCAGGCCGTGGCGGACTCGGGTGTGGGGCAGGTGTTGAAGGGCGCCCTGAACACCCTGTCCGAGGCGCTTTCCGAGGTATCCGAGGCGTTCGAGCGCGCGAAGCGAAGCGGTGACGGATTCTTCTCGACGTTGGCGAAGGGCTACGCCGCGTACGCCGGCTATGTCCTGCGCGGCTTCGAGAAGGAAACCGAGGCGCTGGAGGCCTCGATCAGGAAGAACGAGGAACTGCTGCAACGGCAGGTGCGAAACGGCTACGACCCAAAGGGTGGCACGGTTTCGGCAATTCGCAGCCAGATCGAGCGCGACAAGGCGGAACTGGAATGGCTCAGGGGTAGCGGCGACGATGGCGGCTGGATGAATGCCGGCCAGCGCAAAGCGATGGATGAGCAGCGCGAGCAGGCTGAGCGTCGTCGCCGTCTTGAAGCCGATATCGGTGACGAGATCACCAAGAACCTTTCACAGATCGCCAAGGCCGAGAAGGCGCTGGCCGACTTCCGCAGTAAGTACGCGCTGCTTCAGGGCACCGCCGAATACGACAAGCTTGAGAAAGATCTGGTGCGGAAGCTGGCCGAGGCGCGTGATACGGCCTCGCGCAAGGGCGTGGCGCAGCCGATACCGAGCGCACGCCGTGTGTTCGACACCGAAGTCGAACTGGCACTGGATGCCGCGCGCCGCGAGGAGCGTGCGCTGCAGGAAAGCTATGGCGTGCGCCTGACCGACCTGCAGACCTACCTCGACCGCCGGCGGCAGATCGCCGATGCGGCACTCTCGGCCGAGACGGCGCGGCAGCAGACGCAGATCGACGCGCAGCGCGAGCTGCTGCGGAAGCTGGACGCGATCACGCCGAAGACCGACGTTCAGGCGCAGACCATTGCCGACCGCCGCACCGACGCGCAGCGCACGATCGAGCAGGCGCAGGCCCAGCAGATCAAGGCGCAGCGCGATCGCGACGACATCGAGCGGCAGTTGCGGCTGTTCGAAACGACCGAACGCCTGGCCGAGATGGAGCGCACCCGCACCCGTGTGGCCGAGGGCTATCGCGAGGTGCAGGACCGCATCCGCCTCGCCGTCGAGCGGCGCGAGATCACCGAGCGCCAGGCGCAGGACTACCTGGCCGAGGCCAACCGCCGCACGGCCGAAGGGCTGCGCGCGCAGGCCGAGCAGTACGACCGTATCGCCGAGGCGGGCGGCATCTTCGCCGAGAACGCCGCCCGCGCCGCCGCGGCGTTGCGCGTGGAAGCCGACAAGCTGGACAGCACGCTGACCTTCATCGAGCAGCGGTTCCGCCGAACCGCGGACAGCATTGACGCCGCGTTCCAGGAAGGCCTGGCCGACATCTTCGAGAGCATCGGCGAGAAGGGCACGAAGGCCGCGGACGTGATCCGCGAAGCGTTCCTGAACGTGGGCCGTTCGATCCGCCGATCGCTGGCCGAGATCGCGGCAGAAGACACGCTGAACGCGATCAATCAGTCACTCGGCAAGGATGCGAACGGTCAGCAGAACACGCTGGGCCGCGTCATTTCGCGGGCGCTGGGCGTCGATGGCAGTTCGCGCGAGCGGGCGCTGTGGGTGCGCAACGCTGATGGCGCGGGCGCTGCTGCCGCGGGCGCGCAAGGCATCCTGCCTGGCGACCTGAAGGGCACGCCGGGCATCGGCGACGTGCTGGGCAATATCGGCACGCAGCTGCGCGACCTGTTCGGCGGCTGGATGGACACGCTGGGCCAGCTGTTCGGCGAGATCACCGGCGGCTTCGGCAGCTTGTTCGACGGCCTGCTGTCGTCGCTCGGCAGCATCTTCAGCTCGGGCGGCGGTGGTGGAGGCGGTGGCTTCTTCGACGCCATCGGCAGCTTCTTCGGTTCCTTCTTCCACCAGGGCGGCGTTGTTGGCGCTGGCATGTCGCGTGGCCGCATGGTCGATCCGCGCGTGTGGATCGGCGCCCCGCGCTTCCACAACGGCGGCATCGCAGGCAACGAGGTGGCCGCCATCCTGAAGCGCGGCGAAGAGGTGCTGACCGAGGATGACCCGCGCCACGCCAAGAATGGCGGCGCGGCGATGGGCGTGAAGGTCGAGCTGATCAATCAGGGCACGCCGCAGCGTGCGACCGGCTCGCAGGCACGCTTCGACGGCCGCCAGATGGTGGTGCAGGTCTTCACCGAAGACATGGCGGAAAACGGCCCGATGTCGCGCGCGATACAGGACACGCTTGGCGGCAACCGCGCCGCCGGGCTGAGTTGA
- a CDS encoding DUF1833 family protein: MPVDIDVALQEAYASANAVELHTLEVRHPGFTQPIRLVLSHRNHTLTLEADAPLDPSTPVEFIGTSFGAEMPAVDENGQMRMRITIDNATGEIEDELGPAVQLPTVAEVTYRTFLDLDTSAPQLPILNMEVFDVSAGDMTIEVVVGFGDFSNKAFPREDYTRQRFPGLRR, from the coding sequence ATGCCGGTCGATATCGACGTAGCCCTGCAGGAAGCCTATGCCAGCGCCAACGCGGTGGAACTGCACACGCTGGAGGTGCGCCACCCCGGCTTCACGCAGCCGATCCGCCTGGTGCTGAGCCATCGCAACCACACGCTGACGCTCGAAGCCGATGCGCCGCTCGATCCCTCGACGCCCGTCGAGTTCATTGGTACGTCGTTCGGCGCGGAAATGCCCGCGGTCGATGAGAACGGCCAGATGCGCATGCGCATCACGATCGACAACGCCACAGGCGAGATCGAGGACGAGTTGGGCCCGGCTGTGCAACTGCCGACCGTCGCTGAAGTGACCTACCGCACGTTTCTGGATCTGGACACCAGTGCGCCGCAACTGCCGATCCTGAACATGGAGGTGTTCGACGTGAGTGCCGGCGACATGACGATCGAAGTCGTTGTCGGGTTCGGCGACTTCAGCAACAAGGCGTTTCCTCGCGAGGACTACACGCGCCAGCGCTTTCCGGGGCTGCGGCGATGA